The window ATAAATATACCTTTGAAACGTCAAATTCCATCACAGAGATTTTTTTGGAACTAGGATCCATTAAATGATGGAGAACCCTTGGTACCCCAAAAGTTAAAGTATCCATGTTTTCTGAGGCAACCGCAAACACCTAGAGATTGACAACAAACAAATACGTTTCGgatattaaagttaaaaaaaaataaaatagaatgtgTTACATTGCATCATTTTACCTTGTCACTTTTGAAAAGAGTTGCGCATTGAGCTTCTGCTTCACAGGGTGCCTTTAGATCAGAAAGATGAGTTTAGCTTCTAAAACTAGAGATACAATACTTGTATATTAAGCAATTGCATGCAGCTTTAGGAAATGTTTGCAAGAGAAAGTAAAATTGTGTCATTGTTAGTTCAAATTCTTGTAGCAAGGATAAAGAATTCAATAAGTGAAAGTGGACTAGTTTACCTCAATAGTAGGCACACCCATTAGTCTTAAGAGACGTTTACAATCTTCATTATGTTGCTTGGTTACCTGTGAAAAAACTCTACAGTCATCTACTAGAATTAAATTCTTCAAGAAAGTAATTTGaaagttcaaaatatatttaaagaaactctATGTTACATATGAAGAAAACAGATAATCAGCATGCTAACTTTATGCTGATTGCATCATAATCAATAAGATCCTCATGGTaatttccaataaaatagcaATATCAAAGATTACCTTGACAGTCCTTTTGCTATACTTTTCAATTCCCTCCAAATCACCAGTCtgcaaacaacaaatgtaaccaAGACAGCAAAAGAAATTCTAGCACACTAAAGAGTCCCAATAAAGGTACTTGTTATGCACAAGCAATGACCTCAATTGTTGTGTTCAGATCGTTAGTTGCATCTTTCCTCTTTAAAtatctaaagaataaaataagctTAAAGATTGTCATtatcttgcaacaaaaaaaaaggaggggGACAATGACAAAACTGTAAAGACTAGCCTTTTGGCAAGTTCTTGTTTCTTCAGCTCTGGAGGTTGACCATCAAATACATATCTGGAATAAAAAAgatgataataaaatatggtgGCTGAATGATAAACAAAATGATATTTAGACATGCAAATGGACTTACACTGGCTCGATACCTGCTTCTAATAATCTGATAGTTCGATTGAACATCCCTTGCAAATGACTTATCGGTCATACAAAATGtcaagagttagaagaagaaataaaaacgtCCAACTCATGCATAGATTTTTCAATGAACTCTGCAAATTCTTTCCTAATTCCAGGAAGTCCTCGAGAATCACTATATGCACCTGATTGCTCGAAAGAAAGGAGAGATTCTTATCAGAATGACTAAAACAATATTTACTCatcaacatgaaaaaaaaaataacaaggcCTGCAGATGATGTTTTGGGTTTGTTACATATAAAGATACAACTAAAAACTGGAATATGGCACAAATGTTATGAAAAGGCCAATATAAAAATTGCTTGGGTTACAAATGCACAAACAAGTACAGAATACATTTCTTTTCCAGATCACCGTTAACAAGAGGAAACAAGTTGTAAAGCAGTTTAGCTTGAGAAACAGACtgcatcaaaaaggaaaaggttTAAGCAGACTGCGAGTTGAAAATTGTAGGAATATGTGAATACCTAAACCACCCGAATTCAATGAAAGATAATGTTTAGCTCTTGCAATGACATCTGCTGGGAATAAAAGCCCAACATTAGGGTCATCCAATAGAAATGGAGCTTGGCATAATGCTACCACCTGGAGAATAGTATAGGTAAAAAATTACACCATTAAAAAGAGAAATCTAATGGAAAATGTCTCTTTATCTCAGGGAGCACTGAGAAGGAGAAATTGGTCCATGTACAAGGAATTTTTGACTTGTGAAGATGATTTTTTTCTCACTGCGTTCCTTAAGTCAAGCAATAGAGAAGAATGATCAACACTTTGATACAAGTAGTTTTTgagaaagaataaagaaaaaatggAAACCTGACGGGGAAATGTTAATGGCTTCTATCCGAGAGCATGAGGGTTCCCGACATTTGTGAAAATAATATGCAAACAACAAATAAAACCAATCTCATGGAAAGTAAGTCCAACTTGTATCTTGTTTCTTAAGAATAAATTGCAAGGGGAGTGCAGTATTATAACCTCAAATTTTAATCTCACAAGTGGCATCCCAACAagctaacaataaaaagaatcaaaggcATATGTGCACTTCATATCTTGATACAAGCAAAGTCAGATCTTTCAGGAATCGAAATAAGAGTCTCTTTCAATAaaatttattctatttaactCAAATCATGTTGTGGCACAATCAACGAAAATTGTGTATGAGAAAGCATCATAACCTTCTTCCCCTCCTTCTGCAACTCCGAAGCCCGCAGGTAAAGCTCCCCTTTGACAGCATATGCAACTTTCTTCACATTCTCATTCAGCAACTCGTAGTCCAGCGGCTTCGGCACCATCCTAATactaattaatgatttaaaatcaGAACTTCTTATCTTAATACTGACTAAACAACAAAAGGAGTATAGAAGAGGTCACATGCTAATTTTATGATGGAAAGCAGATCAAACTTACTTGGACATCAAAGATTCTGCTGCCTTCTCCAGGCATGGAAAAATTAGCCTATTTTGACTGAAATTGTTGACTCTCTTTGTTAGAAAATGGGCAGTCTTCTTGGAGCATATAATGTAGAAATATGCATCTCCGACTCTGCTGTAGTTCTATAGACATGAACAGAAACAACAATAAACAAGGATGCCATGGCTAAAATCCTGATGCCTTTGCAGTCTGCTATAAACCCTGTAGAAGAAGCTTGCTTACATGCGAAACAAACGTATGTTTTCATGTTCTTCTCTGATCTAAGAAGTCATTAAGAAAAACTAGAGGAACAAATCTCGTGGAAAATGATCGCCATATTCAATTAATGATACGATTAAGACGATttgttgaattattttttttttaaaatgacccTAATTCAATTGAATCTGAAGCAGAGGAAACCCTAATCGAAGGAAAAAAAGATCGAGCGTAGACCTGGAACTCGGAGGTGTGGTACAAGCTCATAAACAAGCGGAGGACACTGGCTTGGAGGAGCATGGGCTGCGGCTTCCCGTCGTCATCCTCCTCGCCTCTTCCCAGCGGTGCGAAGATGTCGTGTGTGTCACTATATAGGGAAACAGGTTCGAAGAACCCTTTGCCAAGGCCAGATGACGAAGCGACGGCTTGCGTCCCGGAGAAGGTGATGAAGACCGCATCGTCGCTGCTGTCAATGACGAAGTTGGTGCTACCTGCATTGGCACGCAGGCAGCGGGTCTAGGCTTGTGCCAGAAGAGGGGAAGATGCAAGGAGCGCACCAAGGACATGGCTCATCTCGAACCTTTAGGAGGCAAAGGTAGACAAATCAAGAGTGAGGGTGAGaatgagagagagaggagagcacACCGTTGTGGAGGAAGATCCATTGGTCGACGggatggcgtgaagagattgtatgaggagagggaaagaaaattgcCCTAGGTTCGGGAGCGCAAAGGAAAAACACGGCGCCaaaaagaaaacagcgagggaaaggaaaacagcgaggggggaaaatgaccaaattcaattacaacgattttttcaaaactgttgtcctAGATGCTAAAAAcacggataaagacaacggtttataaaaccgttgtaaaaagtgttgtcgtttaaaaaaaatattgctcaatgacaacagttttgccaaaatcgttgtcttttatatttaatggggagttcaaagacaacggttttggcaaaaatcgttgtctttgagcaaatacgcaacgctttctcttaaaactgttgtcgtaggggtgttgtcgtttgcagtttttgttgtagtgattttACCACCTGAATCTCTTTTTCCTACCTGCTCAAGAGTGTAACGGAagtattaatatgaaattaatggcAATTCCATAATATCTTGACGTTAATGAcgatattaaactcattaatggtgacttcgtaatgtctcgacattaatggcgatattaaactcattaataatgattctgtaacgtctcgacattaataaaGACATTAATTCTATTAATGGCGACATTAACCCCATCATTAAATGGCCATAATTTGGTCATTGATTGCAAACAAGGTGAggactcctatataaggagttggatcttgagcaaaggatAGAGCGGAAGATAAGAGAAAGAGAAagcgagaggaagagcaagaagcgaACCTCTGTCCACCTGTGTTCTCCCACAAAACTCTCTCAGTCATGCATCCATTTGACTGAATTACTCATGATAGCACttaggtgcattctcagttcaccATGAACAACTAATGTTTGGTTGCGTGCATGATTTTACcattgtatcctaggaaacagacgACCTGAGTGAACCTCGAAACACAATCGGAGGTGGGatgaatctatttcaaggaaactgcgttgaACGCAGGCCGCAGTATCTTAGTCAGCAAATTCTTTTTCTGATTCGGTGATCGACTCCCGATTCTGCTACGCACCGCATCAACTCCTCAACTTGGACCACTGAAGCTTGGCAAAACCATCACCGCtggtagcctgagattatccactTAGGTCATCTCAACAAatagaattgattttgtgtaatttcaattttataatttttccaATATCTTCAGCAACAGATTGTCCAATAATCTTGAAACAGACTTCGATTTTATTGATATGGTCACAGAACAAAGTGTTGAGGTGCACCAGACTCAACACATTAAGGCTCCCTcaccccgattggaactgtgtcaatcaaccatggggaaaggccagagaagttcactggattgaacttcaagaggtggtagTAGAAGATGCTCTTATAtttgaccacgctcaatctggctcgaTTCTTGATCGAGGACCCTCTCAAGCATGTTGAGGATGTTGATGCGCAGATCATCAGTGaaatggaggcatggactcactcTGAGTTAATTTACCAAaattacatcctcaactgccttgccaaCTCGCTGTAcatgtgtatagcatgaagagaacaactaaggagctgtgggagtcttgggacaagaagtacaagacggaggataTAGGGGTCAAGAAGTTCATTGTGGGTCAGTTCCTGAACTACaaaatggttgactccaagataaTGATCAGCAAAGTCCAGGagtttcaggtgatcttgcacgagatccactcagaatggATGATTTTGAGTGAAACCTTCTAGGtgactgctatcattgagaagccgCCTCCTggatggaaggacttcaagaactacttaAAGCATAAGCAGAAGAAGATGAATATGGAGGAACTTATTGTTAGACTTCGCAtcaaagaagacaacaagagttcagagagaaagttatTCTCTCAGGCTATTGTGAAAGCCAACATGGTTGAACATAGTCAAAACTCAAAATGGAAGAACTCTAagacttccaagatgggacccaaagGAGGCATTAAGAAATTTTCTAGAAAGTTCTTCAACTATGGTCAAGtcagtcacaaatcttcggaatgCAGAAAgttgaagaagaagcaggaggccaacctaaacaagggaccagaaatggactaCCTCTATGTAATGGTCTCAGAACTGAACCTGATCGGTTTAAACTCGTGGCAATAGTAGATCAATACTAGAGCCATCAGACATGTCTATTGCAATAAGGAGTTGCTCTACAACTTTGAAAAAATCAATGGAGACAagttgttcatggggaactcaacaacctcggacatcatgggccaaggaaaagtggtgttgaagatgacctcgggcaaggaccttactttgaacaatgtgttgtatgttccgtAGATTCAGAAGAATTTATTATCCAAATCACTATTAACCAAGCATgactttcacattatttttgagtcaaaCGGAATTGTACTATCAAAGAATGGAATATTTGTAAGAAGAAGCTATATATCTGATAGGTTGTTCAATCTCAATGTAATGatcattaggcctaagataaataaacataaaaactcttccacttatatgcttgagttttcatgtttgtgGCATAGTAGACTAGGACATATTAACTATGATGTGTtatgtagattaataaacatgcgaagcatatttaatttctaccttgacccaaaacataagtgtgagatttgtgttgaagtaaAAATGCCaaagtcatcctttcaacatgctGAGAGAAGCAACAAACCACTTGGGCTAATTCACTTCAACGTGTTTGACCTCAAAGGTATACCAACACATGGTGtgaaataaatacttcatcactttttagatgataacacaaaatattctTATGTGTATctcctcaaaagtaaggatgaagatataaagaaatttactctatataagaatgaggttgaaaagtaacttaataagaagattaaggtggttcgaagtgactgaGGCAGTGAATATATATCACTGTTCATTGAGttatgtgctgaacatgggatcaaacATGCAACaatagctccttatactcctcagcaaaatggagttgctgagcaaaagaatcaaactctaaagaATATGATGAATGCTCTTATATTGAACTCTGGACTGTCAGAGTTCATATGGGGAAAGTTGTGTTaatagctaattaccttttaaataaggtgtcctggaagaaaatagataagagcccttatgagttgtggaatagaAGACAATCATCCTACAAACATTTacaaatgtgggggtgtcttgctaaAATTTTGGTGCATGatctgaaaaggattaagatagggcCAAAGACAAttaattgcatatttattggatatgcacataacaacaatgCATATCAATTTTTTATGTATAAGTCACAAGTACTGGATAtatacaagaactcgataatagaatcaagaaatatCTCGTTCTTCGAGCAAGTATTTTCATATAAGACCTGAGTGGAAGTTAGCTCTTCAAAAtgagcatatgaaacacaaggtgaagatgcTAATGAGGAACCAGTCAAGGTTGAGCTTAGACAGAGCAAAAGCGCTCGGGTAAAAAAAACCTACGGattagattttatcactttcatattgGAAAGTAAGCCTTGAAGTTACTCAAAAGCAGTAATCTCTTCTGATGAACCTCATTGGAGAGAGACAattacatctgagatagaatctatcttgtaaaatcacacttgggaacttgtggatcttcctccgggaagtaaaccactaggttgcaagtggattttcaagaataaaatgaagtcagatggcataattgataagtataaggctagATTAGTAATCAAATGATACCGACAAAGAGAAGACCTTGATTATTTTGACACATATTCTCcgatgtcgagaataacttccatcggagtattgttggctattgtagctttatggaatctcgaaatacatcaaatagatgtaaaaaacAGTCTTTCTAAATGgaaatttagaagaggaaatttaCATAGAGCAACCTGAGGGATTTTCTGTACCAAGACAAAAAAAATAAGGTTTGTATAttagtgaagtcattatatgaatTGAAATAAACACTAAAGCAGTGAcatgaaaaatttaataatatcatgaagaaatttggattcaagattaataaatgtgataaatatgtctacatgaaagacacagagaatgactacgtcatcttgtgcctatatgtaaatggcatacttatcattgggagtaatgataagataatcaaatccactaaagatctgttgaactcaagatttgacatgaaagacatgagctTAGTTGatatgattctaggaatcaaaattcttagaacaacagaaggacttgttcttagtcagtcctattacatggacaagattcttgagaaattcactaagGGTGATACTGCATTGGCATGAATGCCGATAGATACAAGTTAATATCTATCAAAAAatcaaggtgaaagtatctctcagatagagtactgtCAAGTAATTGAAAGTTTGATGTaattgatgagttgtacacgaccagacttggtctacacaataagtaaactaagtagatacatgagtaatcTTACTGTTGAGCATTGGAAAGAGATAACAAGAgaactgaggtacttgaggtttACTAataaatatggactgcactatatgaGATATCCTATTGTGATCAAAAGATACAGTGATGTAAGTTGGATATATGACATAAAAGACTCAAAGTctatgagtggatatgtattcactctaggAGGTGCAACCATttcttggaaatcttctaagtaaaCCATAATACCATATCCACGATGGaatatgagtttgtagctcttgacaaatgtggtgaatagGCTGAATGGCTACAACAATTCTTAGAAAATATTTCGAGATGGCCAAAATCAGTGCCGACAATTTACATATATTGTGATAGTCTATCAACAATTGGTCGGGCACtgagtcatctgtataatggtaagtctacaCATATATGttatagacataataccattaaacGATTACTTTCaatgggagttatcactgttgaccatgtgaagtcaaaggataacctaacgGATccactaaccaaagggttaaatcaagagttagttgcaagctcatcacgagaAATGAGTTTGATGttgttgtcagcgatcagtgcaaaggacactcaacctatgctgactggagatcccaagaattaGATTCAAAGGAATAACTAATTTACACTGACTAGATACACTATGGGGGGACAATCCAATAAAATAGTAATCGGACCAGGGTAAGCtgatgggcttttaatgatcaagaagagtgaATGACTACTCTCGAGGGACCACCTATGTAaaaaagaagtggggccgcttcgaagagaatttgAGACACAATTTTTAGAGTTTCTCACAGAATcaagcgtgttcatggccaagaacaaaCACATTtgtgagaactgagttgtatcagggagagtcttgggtgagatttgttaATGCTTACACAAACAGTaaaatagttcaaggacatcatcTCTACTGTCAACTAATATGTAaatagatcttcacaagggaaggttcaaagggtaaaatctaCCTAtcatatacttgactcaactgttgaatgttATCATATACCATATATTCCATTCatgtgagagattgttggaaatgtgaataaAGTAAAGAGGTGGAGACTAAGAGAATCTAGTGTGCATGAGTTATCAGTCCCATATTAGAAGTCTCTTTGCTTTATTATTGGTTTAAATTATAgcacatgcattgatgttgtaaacGTATATATGGGaagagactctctcacgcgtgggtacgTAGGGGTGGGTATAAATCCAAGGTCTAGATTGTACTAAACCAAGGTTGACTAGTGTGTGAGCACAACCTGCGCACATTTAATGTCGGACCGGTCGAGGCAAGATTTGCCCAAGTGAATAAACTAACATTTTGCCACCTAAATCTCTTTTTACTACCTACTCAAGAGTGTAATGAaagcattaatatgaaattaatgatGATTCTGTAACATATCAACATTAATAGTgaaattaaactcattaatggtgacttCATAACGTCTCGGCATTAATGGCGACATTAaacttattaataataattacgtaacatctcgacattaatgaagacattaatctCATTAATGGCGATATTAAACCcagcattaaatgatcataatttggtCATTTATTATAGGCAAGGTGAGGACTCCTAAATAAGGAgattggatcttgagcaaaggatAGAGAGTAGCACAAGATAAGTGAAAGAGAAAGTACTTGGGTGCACCCATGTTCTCCCATAAAACTCCCTCAGTcgtgcatccgttcggctgaattACTCATGATAGCACTCGAGTATATTCTCAGTTCGCCATGAACAACCAATGCTTGGTTGTGTGCATGATTTTACCGTTGTATCCTGAAAAACAGACAACtcgagaaaacctcgaagcaaAGTCGGAGGTTGGAtgaatctattttaaggaaactGCGTTGAACGTAGGTCTCGGTGTCTTAGTCAGCGAATTCTCTTCCCAATTCGATAATCGACTCCCGATTCTACTACGCACCACATTAACTCTATAACTCGGACCACCAGAAGCTTGGCAAAACTAGCCCcgttggcagcctgagattatctactCAAGTTATCTcaacagataagttagaattgattttgtgtaattt is drawn from Zingiber officinale cultivar Zhangliang chromosome 1B, Zo_v1.1, whole genome shotgun sequence and contains these coding sequences:
- the LOC122040050 gene encoding flap endonuclease 1-A-like; this translates as MTDKSFARDVQSNYQIIRSRYVFDGQPPELKKQELAKRYLKRKDATNDLNTTIETGDLEGIEKYSKRTVKVTKQHNEDCKRLLRLMGVPTIEAPCEAEAQCATLFKSDKVFAVASENMDTLTFGVPRVLHHLMDPSSKKISVMEFDVSKVLEELRLTMDQFIDLCILSGCDYCDNIKGRAIREA